The Skermanella rosea genomic sequence CGGCGACAGGGTGCCGTCGATCTGGTCGGTGGTGAAGGACACGAAATCCTCCTTCCGCAGGTCGGCGACGTCGAGGCCCTCGCTGCCGTAGAACCGATGGCCGCGCCCGCAATACAGGTGGTAGGTCTGGTGGATCAGCACCTCGCTCCGCAGCCCCGGGATGGGCTCGCGCATCAGGCAGATCCCCAGCGTGCCGATCTTCTGCTGCAACGCGATGTGGATGTCGGTCGAGGGAATGACGTCGATGCGGAACGTGACCTTGGGGTAGCGGGCGTGGAACTCCGTCAGCACGCGGTCGAGCAGCACCGTCTGGATGCGGCTGGTCATGAAGATCCTGACATGGCCGGAAATCTCCTCGTGGATTTCCCGCACCAGGATGCCGAAGCGGCTGATCGTGCCGTAGATGTCCACGACCTCCCGGTAGATCGTTTCCCCGGCCTCCGTGACGCGGAAACGGCCCTGCCCGCGCTCGACCAGTTCCCGGCCCAGGCGCGCCTCGAGCCTCTTCAGCGCCAGGCTCACGGCGGGCTG encodes the following:
- a CDS encoding LysR family transcriptional regulator, yielding MAQQRELDKLGNQLDWNLLRTFMVIVQEGSITAAANRLFLTQPAVSLALKRLEARLGRELVERGQGRFRVTEAGETIYREVVDIYGTISRFGILVREIHEEISGHVRIFMTSRIQTVLLDRVLTEFHARYPKVTFRIDVIPSTDIHIALQQKIGTLGICLMREPIPGLRSEVLIHQTYHLYCGRGHRFYGSEGLDVADLRKEDFVSFTTDQIDGTLSPLAVFRAREGFGGRIVGASANLEEVRRMIVCGLGLGPLPEHIAARDVADGELWELPPYEGVAPVDVHLIWNPQSKFNRAEIAFREMLLAEIRDLPVDRRLPT